The proteins below are encoded in one region of Paenacidovorax monticola:
- a CDS encoding CaiB/BaiF CoA transferase family protein has product MTNTTSSIPPRTGPLAGVRVLDLTSVIMGPFATQILAQLGAEVIKVETPEGDNMRHVGPMRHAGMGHIFLHANAGKRSIVLDLKHPEGREAALRLAEGCDVLISNVRPQALARLGLDYEAVRARQPRIIHVSCCGFDQEGPDAARPAYDDLIQGATGIPWLMQQYGAPEPAYAPTTLSDRVTGLHAVYAVTAALYARERTGQGQAVVVPMFEAMAQFVLGDHMAGLSFEPPLGEPGYARLLTAHRKPYATQDGMLCVLIYNDKHWRSFFAAIGESEGLARDPRFATHGARAAHIDAVYAEVARILRTRTTAAWRALLDAADVPNMPMNSPADLLANAQLTATGFVHRSQHPTEGALHTLAPPTRWSATPPARTQPPAPRLGEHTRALLAEAGYAPAEIDALLAQGACRATGETA; this is encoded by the coding sequence ATGACCAATACGACCTCTTCCATTCCACCGCGCACCGGGCCGCTGGCCGGGGTGCGGGTGCTCGACCTCACCTCGGTCATCATGGGGCCCTTCGCCACGCAGATCCTGGCCCAGCTCGGCGCCGAGGTCATCAAGGTGGAGACGCCCGAGGGCGACAACATGCGCCACGTGGGGCCCATGCGCCATGCGGGCATGGGGCACATCTTCCTGCACGCCAACGCGGGCAAGCGCAGCATCGTGCTGGACCTGAAGCACCCCGAGGGGCGCGAGGCCGCGTTGCGCCTGGCCGAGGGCTGCGATGTGCTTATCAGCAACGTGCGTCCCCAGGCCCTCGCGCGGCTGGGGCTGGACTACGAGGCCGTGCGCGCGCGCCAGCCCCGCATCATCCACGTGAGCTGCTGCGGCTTCGACCAGGAGGGGCCCGACGCGGCGCGCCCCGCGTACGACGACCTGATCCAGGGTGCCACGGGCATCCCCTGGCTGATGCAGCAGTACGGCGCGCCCGAACCCGCCTACGCGCCCACCACGCTGTCGGACCGCGTAACGGGCCTGCACGCGGTGTACGCGGTGACGGCCGCGCTCTACGCCCGCGAACGCACGGGCCAGGGCCAGGCCGTGGTGGTGCCCATGTTCGAGGCCATGGCGCAGTTCGTGCTGGGCGACCACATGGCGGGCCTGAGCTTCGAGCCGCCGCTGGGCGAGCCCGGCTACGCGCGCCTGCTCACCGCGCACCGCAAGCCCTACGCCACGCAGGATGGCATGCTCTGCGTGCTGATCTACAACGACAAGCACTGGCGCAGCTTCTTCGCGGCCATCGGCGAAAGCGAGGGCCTGGCGCGCGACCCGCGCTTTGCCACGCACGGCGCGCGCGCGGCCCACATCGACGCGGTGTACGCCGAGGTGGCGCGCATCCTGCGCACGCGCACCACAGCCGCGTGGCGCGCGCTGCTCGACGCGGCCGACGTGCCCAACATGCCCATGAACTCGCCGGCCGACCTGCTCGCCAACGCGCAGCTCACGGCCACGGGCTTCGTGCACCGCAGCCAGCACCCCACCGAGGGCGCGCTGCACACGCTGGCCCCGCCCACGCGCTGGTCGGCCACGCCGCCCGCGCGCACCCAGCCACCCGCGCCGCGCCTGGGCGAGCACACGCGCGCGCTGCTGGCCGAGGCCGGCTACGCGCCCGCAGAGATCGATGCGCTGCTCGCCCAGGGGGCATGCCGCGCCACAGGAGAGACCGCATGA